A genomic segment from Streptosporangium roseum DSM 43021 encodes:
- a CDS encoding molybdopterin oxidoreductase family protein, translating to MSISLSAPTPVKAATATHCPYCALQCGMSVAVDETVTITPRKDVPANAGGLCQKGWTAGELLTSGDRLTTPLLYGEPVGWDEALDFVAARIRAVQEEHGPNGVAVFGGGGLTNEKAYQLGKFARMVLRTSQIDYNGRFCMSSAAAAANRAFGMDRGLPFPITDLGGADAVLIAGGNVAETMPPFVRHLTAMRDRGGRLVVIDPRVTATARQADLHLQPAPGTDLALALGLLHIVITEGHVDEDYVAGRTSGFDGVRTSAAAWWPERVERITGVPVARMRLAAEILADAGRAVILTGRGAEQHAKGTDTVSAFINLALALGLPGREGSGYGCITGQGNGQGGREHGQKADQLPGYRRIDDPAARAHVAAVWGIAPEDLPGPGRSAYELLDALGTAAGPRALLLFGSNPVISAPRAGHVTERLRSLDLLVVSDLVMSETAALADVVLPTTQWAEESGTMTNLEGRVLLRHQAAAPPPGVRSDLEILRGLAVRLRGAEGFPADPREVFDELRRASAGGIADYAGITYERIAAGTGVFWPCPAEDHPGTPRPFLDRFATPDGRARFVPVEHRPPEEDIDRDYPLYLTTGRVLAHYQSGAQTRRIAALNAVASEVFVEIHPDLAERLEVAPGDLLRVVGRRGAAEGVARVTPAVRPDTVFMPFHWAGANLLTNPALDPVSRMPEFKVCAVKLERVG from the coding sequence GTGTCGATCTCACTTTCCGCCCCGACGCCTGTGAAGGCGGCGACGGCGACGCACTGCCCGTACTGCGCGCTGCAGTGCGGCATGAGCGTCGCCGTGGACGAGACGGTCACGATCACCCCCAGGAAGGACGTCCCCGCCAACGCGGGCGGTCTCTGCCAGAAGGGCTGGACCGCCGGTGAGCTGCTGACCAGTGGAGATCGGCTCACCACCCCGCTCCTGTACGGCGAGCCGGTCGGCTGGGACGAGGCGCTCGACTTCGTCGCCGCCCGGATCCGCGCGGTCCAGGAAGAGCACGGCCCCAACGGCGTGGCCGTGTTCGGCGGCGGCGGGCTCACCAATGAGAAGGCCTACCAGCTCGGCAAGTTCGCCCGGATGGTGCTGCGGACCAGCCAGATCGACTACAACGGCCGGTTCTGCATGTCCTCGGCCGCCGCGGCCGCCAACCGCGCCTTCGGCATGGACCGCGGCCTGCCGTTCCCGATCACCGACCTCGGCGGGGCCGACGCGGTCCTGATCGCAGGCGGCAACGTGGCCGAGACCATGCCACCGTTCGTCCGCCACCTGACCGCGATGCGCGACAGGGGCGGCCGGCTGGTCGTCATCGACCCCAGGGTCACCGCGACCGCGCGGCAGGCAGACCTCCACCTCCAGCCGGCCCCCGGCACCGACCTGGCGCTCGCCCTGGGCCTGCTGCACATCGTGATCACCGAGGGCCACGTGGACGAGGACTACGTGGCCGGCCGTACCAGCGGCTTCGACGGGGTCCGCACCTCGGCCGCCGCCTGGTGGCCCGAGCGGGTGGAACGGATCACCGGCGTGCCGGTCGCCCGGATGCGCCTGGCCGCGGAGATCCTCGCGGACGCCGGACGCGCGGTGATCCTCACCGGGCGCGGCGCCGAGCAGCACGCCAAAGGCACCGACACGGTGAGCGCGTTCATCAACCTGGCGCTCGCGCTCGGGCTGCCGGGCAGGGAGGGATCCGGCTACGGCTGCATCACCGGGCAGGGCAACGGGCAGGGCGGGCGCGAGCACGGTCAGAAGGCCGACCAGCTTCCGGGATACCGCAGGATCGACGATCCCGCCGCCCGCGCCCACGTGGCCGCCGTGTGGGGGATCGCGCCGGAGGATCTGCCGGGGCCCGGCCGCTCCGCCTACGAGCTGCTGGACGCCCTCGGCACCGCCGCCGGCCCCAGGGCGCTGCTGCTGTTCGGCTCCAACCCGGTGATCTCCGCGCCCCGGGCAGGGCACGTCACCGAGCGGCTGCGCTCGCTGGACCTGCTCGTGGTCTCCGACCTCGTCATGTCGGAGACGGCCGCGCTGGCCGACGTCGTCCTCCCCACCACCCAGTGGGCGGAGGAGAGCGGCACGATGACCAACCTCGAGGGCCGGGTGCTGCTGCGCCACCAGGCCGCCGCGCCGCCGCCGGGAGTGCGGAGCGATCTGGAGATCCTCCGCGGCCTCGCCGTACGGCTGCGCGGAGCCGAGGGGTTCCCGGCCGACCCGCGCGAGGTCTTCGACGAGCTGCGGCGGGCCTCGGCCGGGGGGATCGCCGACTACGCGGGCATCACCTACGAGCGGATCGCGGCCGGGACCGGCGTGTTCTGGCCCTGCCCGGCCGAGGACCACCCCGGCACTCCCCGGCCGTTCCTGGACCGCTTCGCCACCCCCGACGGCCGCGCCAGGTTCGTGCCCGTCGAGCACCGGCCGCCCGAGGAGGACATCGACCGGGACTATCCCCTCTACCTGACGACGGGCCGGGTGCTCGCCCACTACCAGAGCGGCGCCCAGACCCGGCGGATCGCCGCCCTGAACGCGGTGGCCTCGGAGGTCTTCGTGGAGATCCACCCTGATCTCGCCGAGCGCCTGGAGGTGGCGCCGGGCGACCTGCTGCGGGTGGTCGGCCGCCGGGGCGCAGCCGAGGGCGTCGCCAGGGTCACCCCCGCGGTCCGGCCGGACACCGTGTTCATGCCCTTCCACTGGGCCGGAGCCAACCTGCTCACCAACCCCGCGCTCGACCCGGTGTCGCGGATGCCGGAGTTCAAGGTCTGCGCAGTGAAACTGGAGCGTGTCGGATGA
- a CDS encoding SCO1664 family protein produces MSAESEPTLSAAPAAGLDDETALRLLRDGQLEVAGRLVEATNMTLYCSVRLGGLAAACVYKPVRGERPLWDFPDGTLAAREVAAFEVSAATGWRIVPPTVYRDGPFGPGMCQLWIDTDPEVDLMALIRSRQPALRRMAVFDAVVNNADRKGGHLLPLIDGHIHGVDHGVSFSAEDKLRTVLWQWRGKPLSREAMNVLARLERDLEQGRLGRRLRELLTLAEVEATWSRVRRLLDTGLHPLPSQDWPALPWPPI; encoded by the coding sequence ATGAGTGCCGAAAGCGAGCCCACGCTGAGCGCGGCGCCCGCGGCGGGGCTGGACGACGAGACTGCTCTGCGTCTGCTCCGCGACGGTCAGTTGGAGGTCGCCGGCCGGCTTGTCGAGGCGACCAACATGACGCTCTACTGTTCGGTCCGGCTGGGCGGGCTCGCGGCGGCCTGCGTCTACAAACCCGTACGCGGAGAGCGCCCGCTCTGGGATTTTCCCGACGGCACCCTGGCCGCCCGCGAGGTGGCCGCCTTCGAGGTCTCGGCGGCGACCGGCTGGCGGATCGTCCCGCCGACCGTCTACCGCGACGGCCCCTTCGGCCCCGGCATGTGCCAGCTCTGGATCGACACCGATCCGGAGGTCGACCTGATGGCGCTCATCCGCAGCCGCCAGCCCGCCCTGCGGCGGATGGCCGTGTTCGACGCGGTCGTCAACAACGCCGACCGCAAGGGCGGCCACCTGCTCCCTCTGATCGACGGCCACATCCACGGGGTGGACCACGGCGTCTCCTTCTCCGCCGAGGACAAGCTCCGCACCGTGCTCTGGCAGTGGCGCGGCAAGCCCCTGTCCCGTGAGGCCATGAACGTCCTGGCCCGCCTCGAGCGCGATCTGGAGCAGGGCCGCCTGGGCCGCCGCCTGCGCGAGCTCCTCACCCTGGCCGAGGTCGAGGCCACCTGGTCCCGGGTCCGCAGGCTCCTCGACACCGGCCTGCACCCCCTCCCGTCGCAGGACTGGCCCGCCCTCCCCTGGCCCCCGATCTGA
- a CDS encoding FAD-dependent oxidoreductase, translating into MTRLVIVGNGMAGARLVSEVRARDKHVKVTVIGAETWQPYNRVLLSNVVAGTMLPDQVRLLDPAWYADHSVTALLGVEVTAIDRETQAVLTADGRREPYDVLVLATGSEAVVPPVPGAAGAMAFRTLDDCRAILAAAGAARRAVVVGGGLLGIEAARGLAGRGLPVTLLHLAGHLMERQLDAEAGLMLGETLAELGVEVRTGVVVEEILGDGVRLAGGETVGADLVVLACGVRPVTGLAGDAGLEVARGIVVDDEMRTDDPSIFAIGECAQHDGTVYGLVAPAWEQAAVVADLVTGADKTSRYRGSRLVTRLKARSVELAAMGETHLTEDDAEVVRFSHRARGSYRKLVIRDGRLVGAILLGETSAVGTLTQLFDRGSPVPADPAGLLFPGISGSAVAESPVRMPDAVKVCQCNNVTKGQIRACWESGARDVEAVAAATRATTGCGGCRDVVEGIVGWLCEQEGISV; encoded by the coding sequence ATGACCCGGCTGGTGATCGTGGGGAACGGGATGGCGGGCGCCCGCCTCGTCAGCGAGGTCCGCGCCCGGGACAAGCACGTCAAGGTGACCGTGATCGGCGCCGAGACGTGGCAGCCCTACAACCGGGTGCTGCTGTCGAACGTGGTGGCCGGGACCATGCTGCCCGACCAGGTGCGGCTGCTGGACCCGGCGTGGTATGCCGACCATTCGGTGACGGCCCTGCTCGGCGTCGAGGTGACCGCGATCGACCGGGAGACCCAGGCGGTGCTCACCGCCGACGGCAGGCGCGAGCCGTACGACGTCCTGGTGCTGGCGACCGGCAGCGAGGCGGTGGTGCCGCCGGTGCCCGGAGCGGCCGGCGCCATGGCGTTCCGGACGCTGGACGACTGCCGCGCGATCCTCGCCGCGGCCGGTGCGGCCCGGCGCGCCGTGGTGGTCGGCGGCGGCCTGCTCGGCATCGAGGCGGCCCGCGGCCTGGCCGGGCGCGGGCTGCCGGTCACGTTGCTCCACCTGGCCGGTCACCTGATGGAGCGGCAGCTCGACGCCGAGGCCGGGCTGATGCTGGGGGAGACCCTCGCGGAGCTGGGCGTGGAGGTGCGGACCGGCGTGGTCGTGGAGGAGATCCTCGGTGACGGCGTACGGCTCGCCGGAGGCGAGACGGTGGGGGCCGATCTGGTGGTGCTCGCCTGCGGGGTCCGGCCGGTGACGGGACTGGCCGGGGACGCGGGTCTGGAGGTGGCGCGCGGGATCGTCGTCGACGACGAGATGCGGACCGACGACCCGTCGATCTTCGCGATCGGGGAGTGCGCCCAGCACGACGGAACGGTCTACGGCCTGGTCGCCCCCGCGTGGGAGCAGGCCGCCGTGGTCGCCGACCTCGTGACCGGGGCGGACAAGACCTCCCGCTACCGGGGGTCGCGCCTGGTGACCCGGTTGAAGGCCAGGAGCGTGGAGCTGGCCGCGATGGGCGAGACCCACCTGACCGAGGACGACGCCGAGGTCGTGCGCTTCAGCCACCGGGCCCGGGGCTCCTACCGCAAACTCGTCATCCGCGACGGCCGCCTGGTCGGCGCGATCCTCCTGGGGGAGACGTCCGCGGTGGGCACCCTCACCCAGCTCTTCGACCGCGGGTCCCCGGTCCCCGCGGACCCGGCCGGGCTGCTGTTTCCCGGCATCTCCGGCAGTGCGGTCGCCGAGAGCCCGGTCCGGATGCCGGACGCGGTGAAGGTCTGCCAGTGCAACAACGTGACCAAGGGACAGATCCGGGCCTGCTGGGAGTCCGGCGCCCGTGACGTCGAGGCGGTGGCCGCCGCCACACGCGCCACGACCGGTTGCGGCGGCTGCCGCGACGTGGTCGAGGGCATTGTCGGCTGGCTGTGCGAGCAGGAAGGCATCTCCGTATGA
- the mshC gene encoding cysteine--1-D-myo-inosityl 2-amino-2-deoxy-alpha-D-glucopyranoside ligase, producing the protein MRSWSAPKVPRLPGVGAPLRLFDTAAGEVGPTQPGPTARLYVCGITPYDATHLGHANTYLAFDLVNRLWRDAGHEVHFTQNATDVDDPLLERAEQTGQDWRELAEREIELFRTDMEALRILPPREYVGVTEVIDQVAELIELLRDKGATYDLDGDLYFDVAAAPKFGAVSGYSEERMLDLFGQRGGDPDRAGKKHPLDWLLWRAERPGEPSWPSPFGQGRPGWHIECTAIALANLGSGFDVAGGGSDLIFPHHECGAHEGHVACGEWPFAKAYVHAGMVALDGEKMSKSKGNLVFVSRLRKEADPMAIRLALLAHHYRSDWEWTADQLASAEVRLARWRSAVGLPAGPEAETVLAELRARMTDDLDAPGALAVVDAWADRALAGGGTDPGAPALVRDIVDALLGVEL; encoded by the coding sequence ATGAGATCGTGGTCTGCGCCGAAGGTCCCTCGGCTCCCTGGTGTTGGTGCTCCGCTGCGGCTGTTCGACACCGCCGCCGGAGAGGTCGGCCCCACCCAGCCCGGCCCCACGGCGCGGCTGTACGTCTGCGGCATCACGCCCTACGACGCCACCCACCTGGGCCACGCCAACACCTACCTCGCCTTCGACCTGGTCAACCGGCTCTGGCGGGACGCCGGTCACGAGGTCCACTTCACCCAGAACGCCACCGACGTGGACGATCCCCTCCTGGAGCGCGCCGAGCAGACCGGGCAGGACTGGCGGGAGCTCGCCGAGCGCGAGATCGAGCTGTTCCGGACCGACATGGAGGCGCTGCGGATCCTCCCGCCGCGCGAATACGTCGGCGTCACCGAGGTCATCGACCAGGTGGCCGAGCTGATCGAGCTCCTGCGCGACAAGGGCGCCACCTACGACCTCGACGGGGACCTCTACTTCGACGTCGCCGCGGCGCCCAAGTTCGGTGCCGTCTCCGGATACTCCGAGGAGCGGATGCTCGACCTGTTCGGCCAGCGCGGCGGAGACCCCGACAGGGCCGGCAAGAAGCACCCGCTCGACTGGCTGCTCTGGCGCGCCGAGCGTCCCGGCGAGCCGTCCTGGCCCTCGCCGTTCGGCCAGGGCAGGCCCGGCTGGCACATCGAGTGCACCGCGATCGCGCTGGCCAACCTGGGCAGCGGGTTCGACGTCGCGGGCGGCGGTTCGGATCTGATCTTCCCGCACCACGAGTGCGGCGCGCACGAGGGCCACGTCGCCTGCGGGGAGTGGCCCTTCGCGAAGGCCTACGTGCACGCGGGCATGGTCGCCCTGGACGGCGAGAAGATGTCCAAGTCCAAGGGCAACCTGGTCTTCGTCTCCCGGCTCCGCAAGGAGGCCGACCCGATGGCCATCCGGCTGGCCCTGCTGGCCCATCACTACCGCAGCGACTGGGAGTGGACCGCCGACCAGCTGGCCTCCGCCGAGGTACGGCTGGCACGCTGGCGCTCGGCCGTCGGCCTGCCGGCCGGACCCGAGGCGGAGACCGTGCTCGCGGAGCTCCGCGCCCGCATGACCGACGACCTGGACGCCCCCGGAGCGCTCGCGGTGGTCGACGCCTGGGCGGACCGGGCCCTGGCGGGCGGCGGCACCGACCCCGGAGCGCCCGCGCTCGTCAGGGACATCGTGGACGCGCTGCTCGGCGTCGAGCTCTGA
- the def gene encoding peptide deformylase, producing MAVQPIRPFADPVLRTVAEPVTSFDRELRGLVKSLQATMRAGAGRAGLAAPQLGVSLRVLVYELDGRAGHLINPRLEPSERKIVADEACLSAPGLWWPLERSYMVTARGRDMFGKPVTVRALGMLARVLQHEADHLDGVLFIDRLPEDERERFLQTASS from the coding sequence GTGGCCGTCCAGCCGATCCGACCGTTCGCAGATCCAGTGCTACGGACCGTAGCCGAACCCGTGACCAGCTTCGATCGCGAGCTGCGCGGCCTGGTCAAATCCCTCCAGGCGACCATGCGGGCCGGCGCCGGTCGCGCGGGCCTCGCCGCCCCGCAGCTCGGCGTTTCGCTCCGGGTTCTCGTCTACGAGCTGGACGGCAGGGCGGGCCATCTGATCAATCCGCGCCTGGAGCCGTCCGAGCGGAAGATCGTGGCCGACGAGGCCTGCCTGTCCGCCCCCGGCCTGTGGTGGCCGCTGGAACGCTCCTACATGGTCACCGCCCGTGGCCGTGACATGTTCGGCAAGCCCGTCACCGTCCGCGCCCTGGGCATGCTCGCCCGGGTCCTGCAGCACGAGGCCGACCATCTCGACGGCGTCCTCTTCATCGACCGCCTCCCGGAGGACGAGCGGGAACGCTTCCTCCAGACCGCCTCCTCCTGA
- a CDS encoding NRDE family protein: protein MCTVVVSIDPSAEIPLILVGVRDEFTGRPWVPPAEHWPGLIGGRDLQAGGTWLAVDPPTRRVGALLNGRGVLAPEETRRSRGELPLRAAAEGRLPDLDLTCYDPFHLVLADPGGARLWHWNGVLLGEEELPPGTHMIVNSGWEQGDENERVAFFRPLFAKAGRPATLDAPWEEWRELATGAGLPSGDPRAMIIHHELPDGRVFGSLSVTLLALAAGGVRYDFTEDPRDPAAFRRVLPG, encoded by the coding sequence ATGTGCACGGTTGTCGTCAGCATCGATCCGAGCGCCGAGATCCCCCTGATCCTCGTCGGGGTGCGCGATGAGTTCACCGGCCGGCCGTGGGTCCCCCCGGCCGAGCACTGGCCGGGCCTGATCGGCGGGCGTGATCTCCAGGCGGGCGGCACCTGGCTGGCCGTCGATCCCCCCACCAGGCGGGTCGGGGCCCTGCTCAACGGCCGTGGCGTGCTCGCCCCGGAGGAGACCCGCCGGTCCCGGGGCGAGCTGCCGCTCCGGGCGGCGGCCGAAGGCCGTCTACCGGACCTGGACCTGACCTGCTATGACCCTTTCCATCTGGTTCTGGCGGATCCGGGCGGGGCCCGGCTGTGGCACTGGAACGGCGTCCTGCTGGGGGAGGAGGAGCTCCCGCCGGGGACCCACATGATCGTCAACAGTGGCTGGGAGCAGGGCGACGAGAACGAGCGCGTGGCCTTCTTCCGCCCCCTCTTCGCCAAGGCCGGCCGCCCCGCGACCCTCGACGCCCCCTGGGAGGAGTGGCGGGAGCTCGCGACCGGGGCGGGCCTGCCCTCCGGGGACCCTCGCGCCATGATCATCCATCACGAGCTGCCCGACGGGCGGGTCTTCGGCTCCCTGTCGGTGACCCTGCTCGCCCTGGCCGCCGGCGGCGTCCGCTACGACTTCACCGAAGATCCACGCGACCCGGCGGCCTTCCGCCGCGTCCTCCCGGGATGA
- a CDS encoding cold-shock protein, translated as MSEGTVKWFNAEKGFGFIAPDDGTADVFVHYSAINSGGYRTLEENQRVSFTTTQGQKGPQADQVQVI; from the coding sequence TTGTCTGAGGGCACTGTTAAGTGGTTCAACGCCGAAAAGGGCTTCGGATTCATCGCGCCGGATGACGGCACCGCCGATGTCTTCGTGCACTACTCGGCTATCAACTCCGGTGGTTACCGCACCCTGGAGGAGAACCAGCGTGTCAGTTTCACCACCACGCAGGGCCAGAAGGGCCCGCAGGCCGACCAGGTTCAGGTCATCTGA
- the nirB gene encoding nitrite reductase large subunit NirB produces the protein MKLVVVGHGPTSSRLVEALVAKGFAGRITVLGEEPRAAYDRVALTSYLTGRSAEDLTYPVPEGVVLRLASRVTGIDRDGRTVTTADGHVEPYDVLVLATGSSPFVPPVPGRELEGCFVYRTIDDLDAIRKASAGAGSGVVIGGGLLGLEAADALRGLGLSTHVVEMGGWLMPRQVDEGGGAVLRGHVEALGLSVHTEAGAKEIVAGPDGRVAGLVKPDGETIEAQVVVFSAGVRPRDELARQAGLAVGDRGGIAVDDGMRTSDPAIYAVGECALHDGMVYGLVGPCFTMAEVAADRILGGQAAFARADLSTKLKLLGVEVAQFGAMDGALDVTFMDPVGGVYQKLFVSDDARTLLGGICVGDATPYNTLKPFVGRDLPGAPSELLFTGGPASMDLPDDAQVCSCNNVTKGQVCAAIADHGLTDVAGIKGCTRAGTTCGSCLPMLKQILVKSGVEVSKALCEHFTHSRAELFDIVRVRGITTFSQLIDEHGTGRGCDVCKPVVASILASLGNGHILDGEQAALQDTNDHFMANIQRNGTYSVVPRIPGGEITPDKLIVIGEVARDFGLYTKITGGQRIDLFGARVEQLPLIWKRLVDAGFESGHAYGKALRTVKSCVGSTWCRYGVQDAVGLAIAVELRYRGLRSPHKLKSAVSGCARECAEARGKDFGIIATEQGWNLYVGGNGGFTPRHADLFASDLSTEELIRTIDRFLMFYVRTADRLQRTSAWLESQGLEYVKQVVLEDSLGICADLDAQMDRHVASYADEWRTAIEDPDKLRRFVSFVNAPATPDPSIAFTAERDQIKPVLLPLEVVRS, from the coding sequence ATGAAACTCGTTGTGGTGGGGCATGGACCGACGTCCAGCCGGCTGGTCGAGGCGCTGGTCGCCAAGGGGTTCGCCGGCCGGATCACGGTCCTGGGGGAGGAGCCCAGGGCCGCCTACGACCGGGTCGCGCTGACCTCCTATCTCACCGGCAGGAGCGCCGAGGATCTCACCTACCCGGTGCCGGAGGGGGTCGTGCTGCGGCTGGCCTCCAGGGTCACCGGGATCGACCGGGACGGCCGGACCGTGACCACCGCCGACGGCCATGTGGAGCCGTACGACGTGCTGGTGCTGGCCACCGGATCCAGCCCGTTCGTGCCGCCGGTGCCCGGCAGGGAGCTGGAGGGCTGTTTCGTCTACCGGACGATCGACGACCTGGACGCGATCAGGAAGGCCTCCGCGGGGGCCGGAAGCGGCGTCGTCATCGGCGGCGGGCTGCTGGGGCTGGAGGCCGCCGACGCGCTGCGCGGGCTGGGCCTTTCGACCCACGTCGTGGAGATGGGCGGCTGGCTCATGCCGCGGCAGGTGGACGAGGGCGGCGGCGCCGTCCTGCGGGGCCACGTCGAGGCCCTCGGCCTGAGCGTGCACACCGAGGCCGGGGCCAAGGAGATCGTCGCCGGGCCGGACGGGCGGGTCGCGGGACTGGTCAAGCCGGACGGGGAGACGATCGAGGCGCAGGTCGTGGTCTTCTCGGCGGGCGTCAGGCCACGCGACGAGCTGGCCAGGCAGGCCGGGCTGGCGGTCGGCGACCGCGGCGGGATCGCCGTGGACGACGGGATGCGCACCAGCGACCCGGCGATCTACGCGGTGGGGGAGTGCGCCCTGCACGACGGCATGGTCTACGGGCTGGTCGGGCCGTGCTTCACGATGGCCGAGGTCGCCGCCGACCGCATCCTCGGCGGCCAGGCGGCCTTCGCCCGCGCGGATCTGTCCACGAAGCTCAAGCTGCTCGGCGTGGAGGTCGCCCAGTTCGGCGCGATGGACGGCGCCCTGGACGTGACCTTCATGGACCCGGTGGGCGGGGTCTACCAGAAGCTGTTCGTCAGCGACGACGCCCGCACCCTGCTCGGCGGGATCTGCGTCGGCGACGCCACGCCGTACAACACCCTCAAGCCGTTCGTCGGGCGGGACCTGCCCGGCGCGCCCAGCGAGCTGCTGTTCACCGGTGGCCCGGCGAGCATGGACCTTCCCGACGACGCGCAGGTCTGCTCCTGCAACAACGTCACCAAGGGGCAGGTGTGCGCGGCCATCGCCGACCACGGCCTCACCGACGTGGCCGGGATCAAGGGCTGCACCCGGGCGGGCACCACCTGCGGCAGCTGCCTCCCGATGCTCAAGCAGATCCTGGTCAAGTCCGGCGTCGAGGTCTCCAAGGCCCTGTGCGAGCACTTCACGCACAGCAGGGCCGAGCTGTTCGACATCGTCCGGGTGCGCGGCATCACGACCTTCTCCCAGCTCATCGACGAGCACGGCACCGGCCGCGGCTGCGACGTGTGCAAGCCCGTCGTCGCCTCGATCCTGGCCTCGCTCGGCAACGGGCACATCCTCGACGGCGAGCAGGCCGCCCTGCAGGACACCAACGACCACTTCATGGCCAACATCCAGCGCAACGGCACCTACTCGGTGGTGCCGCGCATCCCCGGCGGCGAGATCACCCCCGACAAGCTGATCGTGATCGGCGAGGTGGCCCGCGACTTCGGCCTCTACACCAAGATCACCGGCGGGCAGCGGATCGACCTGTTCGGGGCGCGGGTGGAGCAGCTCCCGCTGATCTGGAAGCGGCTGGTGGACGCCGGTTTCGAGTCCGGCCACGCCTACGGCAAGGCGCTGCGCACGGTGAAGTCCTGCGTGGGCTCCACCTGGTGCCGGTACGGCGTGCAGGACGCCGTCGGCCTGGCCATCGCGGTGGAGCTGCGCTACCGGGGCCTGCGCTCGCCGCACAAGCTGAAGTCGGCCGTCTCCGGCTGCGCCCGCGAGTGCGCCGAGGCGCGCGGCAAGGACTTCGGCATCATCGCCACCGAGCAGGGCTGGAACCTCTACGTCGGCGGCAACGGCGGCTTCACCCCGCGGCACGCCGACCTGTTCGCCTCGGACCTGAGCACCGAGGAGTTGATCCGGACCATCGACCGGTTCCTGATGTTCTACGTCCGTACGGCCGACCGCCTGCAGCGCACCTCGGCCTGGCTGGAGAGCCAGGGCCTGGAGTACGTCAAGCAGGTGGTCCTGGAGGACTCGCTGGGGATCTGCGCCGATCTGGACGCCCAGATGGACCGGCACGTCGCCTCCTACGCCGACGAGTGGCGGACCGCCATCGAGGACCCCGACAAGCTGCGGCGCTTCGTCTCCTTCGTCAACGCCCCCGCGACCCCGGACCCCTCGATCGCCTTCACGGCCGAAAGGGACCAGATCAAGCCCGTCCTCCTCCCCCTGGAGGTGGTCCGCTCCTGA
- a CDS encoding MFS transporter, protein MAKRWISEWRPDDQGFWEAEGRKVARRNLIFSIFAEHLGFTLWTVWSIVTVQLGSYEFSTDQLFWMVALPNLIGSALRIPYTFAPARFGGRNFTVVSVLLLLVPAVLLAVAVGDPGTPYWVFLLIAATAGLGGGNFASSMANITYFYPQSKQGSALGLNAAGGNIGVSSVQLVMPLVIGAFGLAAAGLFWIPFILAAALGAYFFMDNLTSAKASPRDQLKIAGRAQTWIMAVLYIGTFGSFIGYSTALPLLIKSQFPEHASLVGLAFIGPLLGSLIRPVGGWLSDRLGGARVTLVNFAAMAGAAALVWQGVAQHGFALFFGAYMLLVATTGIGNGSTYRMIPAIFRAKAVAGIAPGTPAYDTALAVGKRDASAAIGIISAIGAFGGFFINRGFGSSIAATGGAGAALAAFAGFYAMCALLTWACYLRTAGPVRSLAAARV, encoded by the coding sequence ATGGCGAAGCGCTGGATCAGCGAGTGGCGGCCCGACGACCAGGGCTTCTGGGAGGCGGAAGGACGGAAGGTCGCCCGGCGCAACCTGATCTTCTCGATCTTCGCCGAGCATCTCGGCTTCACGCTCTGGACGGTGTGGAGCATCGTGACCGTGCAGCTCGGCTCCTACGAGTTCTCCACCGACCAGCTCTTCTGGATGGTCGCGCTGCCCAACCTGATCGGCTCGGCGCTGCGCATCCCCTACACCTTCGCCCCGGCCAGATTCGGCGGCCGGAACTTCACGGTCGTCAGCGTGCTGCTGCTGCTCGTGCCCGCCGTGCTGCTGGCCGTGGCGGTCGGCGACCCGGGCACGCCGTACTGGGTGTTCCTGTTGATCGCGGCCACCGCGGGGCTGGGCGGCGGCAACTTCGCCTCAAGCATGGCCAACATCACCTACTTCTACCCCCAGTCCAAGCAGGGGTCGGCGCTCGGTCTCAACGCGGCCGGCGGCAACATCGGCGTCAGCTCCGTCCAGCTCGTCATGCCGCTGGTGATCGGCGCCTTCGGCCTGGCCGCCGCCGGGCTGTTCTGGATCCCGTTCATCCTGGCCGCCGCGCTCGGCGCCTACTTCTTCATGGACAACCTGACCTCCGCCAAGGCCAGCCCGAGGGACCAGCTGAAGATCGCAGGGCGGGCCCAGACCTGGATCATGGCGGTCCTCTACATCGGCACCTTCGGCTCCTTCATCGGCTACTCCACCGCGCTCCCGCTGCTCATCAAGAGCCAGTTCCCCGAGCACGCGTCCCTGGTCGGCCTGGCCTTCATCGGCCCGCTGCTCGGATCGCTGATCCGCCCGGTCGGAGGGTGGCTGTCGGACCGGCTCGGCGGGGCCCGGGTGACGCTCGTCAACTTCGCCGCCATGGCGGGTGCGGCGGCGCTGGTCTGGCAGGGGGTGGCCCAGCACGGCTTCGCCCTCTTCTTCGGCGCGTACATGCTCCTGGTCGCCACCACCGGCATCGGCAACGGCTCCACCTACCGGATGATCCCGGCGATCTTCCGGGCCAAGGCCGTCGCGGGGATCGCCCCCGGTACGCCCGCCTACGACACCGCCCTGGCCGTCGGCAAGCGCGACGCCTCCGCCGCGATCGGGATCATCTCCGCGATCGGCGCGTTCGGCGGCTTCTTCATCAACCGGGGATTCGGCAGCTCCATCGCGGCGACCGGGGGCGCGGGCGCCGCGCTGGCCGCGTTCGCCGGATTCTACGCGATGTGCGCGCTCCTGACCTGGGCCTGCTACCTGCGGACGGCGGGCCCGGTGCGGAGCCTGGCGGCCGCCCGCGTATGA